In Acaryochloris sp. CCMEE 5410, the following proteins share a genomic window:
- a CDS encoding photosystem I reaction center subunit IX: protein MTQVSFSSSEGSQWLNFSNWITSSKNRIYIGWFGILMIPSALVALTCFLLAIVAAPSVDMDGIRAPIEGALLSGNNVVTAAVVPTSAAIGLHLYPLWEASSVDEWLYNGGPYQLIVLHTLIAIWCYLGRMWEFSYRLGMRSWNQVAFSAPAAAATAVLLVYPVGQGSFSEGLPLGIAGTFHFMITFQADHNILMHPFHMLGVAGVFGGAVLSSLHGSLVTSSLIRETSENESPNAGYRFGQAKDTYNLFAGHGGFWGRLTIPSFAFRSKRSIHLWLAIFPTVCIWFSALGVSSMAFNLNGFNFNHSVVDRSGAAIPTYADIVNQANLGFQAMHSPNAHHFPLLLATSESPAMTTTVIRSS from the coding sequence ATGACTCAAGTTTCTTTCTCCTCCTCAGAGGGTTCTCAATGGCTCAACTTCTCGAATTGGATTACGAGTTCTAAGAACCGCATTTATATTGGCTGGTTTGGCATCTTGATGATTCCCTCAGCTTTAGTCGCACTAACCTGTTTTTTGCTGGCTATTGTGGCTGCTCCTTCAGTGGATATGGATGGCATTCGAGCGCCAATTGAAGGGGCACTACTCAGTGGCAATAATGTCGTCACTGCCGCAGTAGTTCCTACCTCTGCTGCGATTGGATTGCATCTCTATCCTTTATGGGAAGCTAGTTCTGTAGATGAGTGGCTGTATAACGGGGGACCCTATCAATTGATCGTTCTCCACACCTTGATTGCAATTTGGTGTTATCTAGGACGAATGTGGGAGTTCAGCTATAGGCTGGGTATGCGTTCCTGGAATCAAGTGGCTTTCTCCGCTCCTGCTGCTGCGGCAACGGCTGTTCTACTGGTCTATCCCGTTGGTCAAGGGAGCTTTTCAGAAGGATTACCCCTAGGAATCGCCGGAACGTTTCATTTCATGATCACGTTCCAAGCAGATCACAATATATTGATGCATCCTTTTCATATGCTGGGCGTTGCAGGCGTCTTCGGAGGAGCTGTGCTCAGTAGTTTGCATGGTTCTCTGGTCACATCGAGCTTAATTCGCGAAACGAGTGAAAACGAATCCCCTAATGCCGGATATCGATTTGGACAAGCAAAGGACACCTATAATCTATTCGCTGGGCATGGTGGGTTTTGGGGGCGATTGACCATTCCAAGCTTTGCTTTCCGAAGTAAGCGATCAATACACTTATGGCTGGCTATTTTCCCAACAGTCTGTATTTGGTTCTCTGCGCTGGGAGTGAGTAGCATGGCGTTTAACCTGAATGGCTTTAACTTTAATCATTCCGTGGTAGACAGATCTGGGGCAGCCATTCCGACCTATGCAGATATTGTCAATCAAGCCAATTTAGGCTTTCAAGCCATGCATTCACCTAATGCCCATCATTTTCCACTGCTGCTAGCAACATCAGAATCTCCTGCAATGACCACTACTGTGATTCGTTCAAGCTGA